A DNA window from Pseudomonas wuhanensis contains the following coding sequences:
- a CDS encoding paraquat-inducible protein A, producing the protein MPDPVDAPGLSDLPLDDLVACHECDLLMRKPELAHGEKAICVRCGYELYAHRHNVVQRSLALVIAALLLFIPANFLPIMQLHLLGQSSHDTVWSGVVGLFDTGMRGVAAVVFLCSMGIPLLKLLCQLVVLLSIRFDIGRSYGLLLYRIYHHLRDWGMLEVYLMGVLVAIVKLADMAAVTVGLGLACFISLLLVQVWLEVVMSPHQIWQALSGEDAHAGD; encoded by the coding sequence ATGCCGGATCCGGTTGACGCCCCAGGGCTGTCAGATTTACCGCTGGACGACTTGGTAGCGTGTCATGAGTGCGACTTGCTGATGCGCAAGCCTGAGCTTGCTCATGGTGAGAAAGCCATCTGTGTACGCTGTGGTTATGAGCTGTATGCCCATCGACACAATGTCGTGCAGCGCAGTCTCGCCTTGGTCATTGCCGCACTGTTGTTGTTCATCCCGGCGAACTTTCTACCCATCATGCAGCTCCATCTACTCGGACAGTCGTCGCACGATACTGTCTGGAGCGGCGTTGTCGGTCTGTTCGATACCGGTATGCGAGGCGTAGCGGCAGTGGTATTCCTTTGCAGCATGGGGATTCCGCTGCTCAAGCTGCTTTGCCAGCTGGTGGTGTTGCTGAGTATTCGCTTCGATATCGGACGCAGCTACGGCTTGCTGCTCTACCGCATTTATCACCATCTACGGGACTGGGGGATGCTCGAGGTTTACCTCATGGGCGTACTGGTTGCGATCGTCAAATTGGCCGATATGGCGGCGGTCACCGTAGGTCTTGGTCTGGCGTGCTTCATCAGTTTGTTGTTGGTTCAGGTCTGGCTGGAAGTAGTGATGTCACCGCACCAGATCTGGCAGGCTCTATCAGGAGAAGATGCCCATGCGGGCGATTGA
- a CDS encoding paraquat-inducible protein A encodes MRAIDAGILICAECHELNKQEADTDEQVCTRCGALVHARRPNSLMRTWALLITGAILYIPANVLPIMTVNSLGQGDPSTIMSGVIQLVQHGMIPIAAVVFIASILVPTFKLVGIALLLFSVQRRQPLSARQRILMYRFIEFIGRWSMLDIFVIAILVAVVNFGRLASIEANLGAIAFASVVILTMLAAVTFDPRLIWDNTESDDDHD; translated from the coding sequence ATGCGGGCGATTGATGCAGGCATTCTGATTTGTGCCGAATGCCACGAGTTGAATAAACAGGAAGCCGACACCGACGAGCAGGTTTGCACTCGCTGCGGTGCGCTGGTTCACGCCCGCCGTCCAAACAGCCTGATGCGTACCTGGGCATTGTTGATCACGGGCGCGATTCTCTACATCCCGGCCAATGTGCTACCGATCATGACTGTCAATTCCCTGGGCCAAGGTGATCCGAGCACCATTATGTCCGGTGTGATTCAACTGGTTCAGCACGGCATGATTCCAATAGCCGCCGTGGTTTTTATCGCCAGCATCCTGGTACCCACGTTCAAGCTGGTGGGTATCGCATTGCTGCTGTTTTCGGTGCAGCGCCGCCAGCCGCTCTCGGCACGCCAGCGCATTCTGATGTACCGCTTTATCGAGTTCATTGGCCGCTGGTCGATGCTGGATATCTTTGTAATCGCCATCCTGGTGGCGGTTGTGAATTTTGGACGGCTTGCCAGCATCGAAGCCAATCTTGGCGCCATCGCCTTCGCCAGTGTGGTGATTCTGACGATGCTTGCCGCAGTAACTTTCGATCCCCGACTGATTTGGGATAACACGGAGTCGGACGACGACCATGACTGA
- a CDS encoding PqiB family protein: MTDLPKAKTRPASNWSAIWVLPLIALIIGGWLGWRAYSETGIEIQVRFESGEGIQANKTEVVYKGMSVGKVKALKLDDEGSSKGVIATIEMNKDVVQYLKTSTRFWLVKPSVSLAGITGLETLVSGNYVAVSPGEGEPTRKFKALAQEPPLSDAQPGLHLTIKADRLGSLNRGSPVFYKQIQVGQIKSYVLSADQSTVELKVFIEPTYASLVRKHTRFWNASGISIDANLSGVKVRSESLASIVAGGIAFATPENRKDSPPTDPSLPFRLYEDFDAAAAGIRVKVKLSDFEGLQAGRTPVMYKGIQVGNLKTLKVDPDLSSATAELTLDPLAEDYLVTGTQFWVVKPSISLAGITGLEALVKGNYIAVRPGDKGGAPQREFEARPKAPPLDLRSPGLHLVLFTDNLGSLEVGSPILYKQVKVGSVQSYQFSRTKKQLVIGVHIEKEYEGLVNASTRFWNASGITLTGGLTGGIQVKSESLQSLMAGGIAFETPEAKAPLQKRIPRFRLHASHDEATQKGTMVTIKVDRADGLRSGTPVRFKGLDVGKIEDVDLSDDLQSVLLTARITEVPERIARVGSQFWVVKPELGLIKTSNLETLVTGQYIEVQPAPKNLGPQKTFEALTNPPETAKEEAGLSLVLSAARRGSLKTGVPVTYREITVGKVTGYELGQTADRVLVHILIEPKYAPLVRSGTRFWNTSGFGFDYGLFKGATIRTESLETLVQGGIAFATPDGDRMGVPARPEQTFPLFDQFEDEWLTWSPKIALGK, from the coding sequence ATGACTGATTTGCCTAAAGCGAAAACCCGACCGGCCTCGAACTGGTCAGCCATTTGGGTGTTGCCCCTGATTGCCTTGATCATCGGCGGCTGGCTCGGCTGGCGTGCCTACAGTGAGACGGGCATCGAGATTCAGGTGCGCTTCGAAAGCGGTGAAGGCATTCAGGCCAACAAGACCGAAGTCGTCTACAAAGGCATGTCGGTCGGAAAGGTGAAAGCCCTTAAACTCGATGACGAAGGCAGCTCCAAAGGAGTGATCGCGACCATTGAGATGAACAAGGACGTGGTGCAATACCTCAAGACCAGTACACGGTTCTGGCTGGTCAAACCTAGCGTGAGCCTGGCCGGTATCACGGGCCTGGAGACGCTGGTCTCGGGTAACTACGTGGCTGTCAGCCCGGGTGAAGGCGAGCCGACCCGCAAGTTCAAGGCCCTGGCCCAAGAGCCTCCGCTATCGGATGCCCAACCCGGCCTGCACCTGACCATCAAGGCTGATCGCCTCGGCTCGCTGAATCGCGGCAGCCCGGTGTTCTACAAGCAGATTCAGGTCGGTCAGATCAAAAGCTATGTGCTGTCCGCAGACCAGAGCACTGTCGAACTCAAAGTGTTCATCGAGCCGACCTACGCCAGCCTGGTGCGTAAACACACGCGTTTCTGGAATGCCAGCGGCATCAGTATCGACGCGAACCTGTCCGGTGTGAAAGTGCGTAGCGAGTCCCTCGCCAGCATCGTCGCCGGTGGTATTGCATTTGCTACTCCGGAAAATCGCAAGGACAGCCCGCCCACCGATCCAAGCCTGCCATTCCGTCTCTATGAGGACTTCGATGCGGCTGCGGCGGGTATTCGGGTCAAGGTCAAACTCAGCGATTTCGAAGGCCTGCAGGCCGGTCGCACGCCGGTGATGTACAAAGGCATCCAGGTCGGCAATTTGAAAACGCTCAAGGTTGACCCGGACTTGTCCAGTGCGACCGCGGAGTTGACTCTCGACCCACTGGCCGAGGATTACCTGGTCACTGGCACCCAGTTCTGGGTGGTCAAACCATCGATTTCGCTCGCCGGTATTACGGGCCTGGAAGCGCTGGTCAAAGGTAACTACATCGCCGTGCGCCCTGGCGACAAGGGCGGTGCACCGCAACGCGAGTTCGAAGCACGGCCCAAGGCGCCGCCACTGGATCTGCGTTCGCCAGGCCTGCACTTGGTTTTGTTCACCGACAATCTTGGTTCTCTGGAAGTCGGCAGTCCGATTCTCTACAAACAGGTCAAGGTCGGTTCGGTTCAGAGCTATCAATTCTCCCGCACCAAAAAGCAGCTGGTGATCGGAGTGCATATCGAGAAGGAATACGAAGGGCTGGTCAACGCCTCGACGCGTTTCTGGAATGCCAGCGGCATTACGCTCACCGGTGGATTGACCGGCGGCATCCAGGTCAAAAGTGAATCGTTGCAGAGCCTGATGGCCGGTGGTATCGCCTTCGAAACCCCGGAAGCCAAAGCGCCGTTGCAGAAGCGTATTCCACGTTTCCGCCTGCATGCGAGCCATGATGAGGCAACGCAAAAAGGTACTATGGTGACAATCAAGGTCGATCGAGCCGATGGCCTGCGCAGTGGCACGCCGGTTCGATTCAAAGGCCTGGACGTCGGCAAGATTGAGGACGTCGACCTCAGTGATGACCTCCAATCAGTACTGCTGACCGCGCGGATCACAGAAGTGCCGGAGCGTATCGCTCGGGTCGGCAGTCAGTTCTGGGTGGTCAAACCTGAACTCGGTCTGATTAAAACCTCGAACCTCGAGACTTTGGTCACCGGGCAATACATCGAAGTGCAGCCGGCGCCGAAGAACCTCGGCCCACAGAAGACTTTCGAGGCCTTGACCAATCCTCCGGAAACCGCCAAGGAAGAGGCTGGTTTGAGCCTGGTGTTGAGCGCTGCTCGTCGGGGTTCGCTGAAGACTGGCGTCCCCGTCACCTATCGCGAAATCACGGTAGGCAAGGTGACCGGCTATGAACTGGGCCAGACGGCTGATCGAGTGTTGGTACACATACTGATCGAACCGAAATATGCACCGTTGGTGCGCAGTGGTACGCGGTTCTGGAACACCAGTGGTTTTGGTTTTGACTACGGCTTGTTCAAAGGCGCGACAATACGCACTGAATCGCTGGAGACGCTGGTTCAGGGCGGTATTGCTTTTGCCACGCCGGATGGCGACCGCATGGGTGTCCCGGCGCGGCCCGAGCAAACCTTCCCGTTGTTCGACCAGTTCGAAGATGAGTGGCTGACCTGGTCGCCGAAGATAGCACTCGGCAAGTAG
- the mksF gene encoding Mks condensin complex protein MksF has product MSKERYGIRRFALLNTAGYSLGLFPLEEPLSVYGANNLGKSASINALQFPILARMSDMSFGKYSLEQSRRFYFASDTSYILVEVSLPHGPHVIGVVGRGPGGGFGHQFFAYAGKLDLAHYQKDDTCLRQKELFNNLEREGLKAYELKPDELRRLLVGGHTSIPLDLTLIPLRSTSEQSLKTFRALFINLLHMREITAAKLKQLFLDAFEHSLRSGSVDYIAACEEAFRDVRRMEQDYNSLVAAGPLVEALANGVKQRDILRGKLHRLSPLLDSLLGTWSDYASARKEELTIQAEHYRNEQDALQNDQRGGTQELMRLEREITGIQRWLGELSVLKHRFALVDDVKVLEQQLLAAKDAHDELAGALAQSRQFSAEDLEERLRDLEKRLKSVKQQLDHADNNSYARLREEFSQQDVERLMRLFNSALFSLPLGEHGIMLDEDGQWVKSMELILDGFKGERFEVPGLSIDISHIEPPALQALADRAALRDQKDRLEKELKQLKTQAAVAADRAASKTQTEALYQQVLDAQKALEDFRRAQTLSAEEGDKLEQLAQMEAAQDELKRSSDAFTERVQQLSAKLQLVGRQIGDMEAKQRTLDDALRRRQLLPADLPFGTPFMDPVDDSMDNLLPLLNDYQDSWQGLLRADGQIDALYAQVRLKGVAKFDSEDDMERRLQLLINAYAHRTDEALTLGKARRAAVTDIARTLRNIRSDYDSLEHQLALFNREINKRQVSNLQSFRIVLAPNKEALKHIDQIIHSAGQYEEGETLSVFDLSQSAEQDNKNEEAKEYLARLVAANHNQLGLKDLFELAFEITKVNGQPVIHTDIDGAASNGTTMTIKALTNMYLLLHLMDRDQAGRVRLPYYLDEAADIDEKNQAALLETSLQLGFVPILASVKPQVCASVAIDLEGGSGPNGIYIDEADWKYIRRHDEVKATVVVQADEPELDAV; this is encoded by the coding sequence ATGAGCAAGGAACGCTACGGCATTCGCCGTTTTGCCCTTTTGAACACCGCCGGTTACAGCCTCGGCCTGTTCCCGCTGGAAGAACCGTTGTCGGTGTACGGCGCGAACAACCTCGGTAAATCCGCTTCGATCAACGCCTTGCAGTTCCCGATTCTGGCGCGCATGTCGGACATGAGTTTCGGCAAGTACAGCCTGGAGCAATCCCGGCGCTTCTACTTCGCCTCGGACACCAGTTACATCCTGGTGGAAGTCTCCCTGCCCCACGGCCCGCACGTGATCGGCGTGGTCGGCCGTGGCCCGGGTGGCGGTTTCGGTCACCAGTTCTTTGCCTACGCCGGCAAACTCGACCTGGCCCATTACCAGAAAGACGACACCTGCCTGCGGCAGAAAGAGCTGTTCAACAACCTCGAGCGCGAAGGTCTGAAAGCCTACGAACTCAAGCCGGATGAACTGCGTCGTTTGCTGGTCGGTGGCCACACCTCGATTCCGCTGGACCTGACGCTGATCCCGCTGCGTTCCACCAGCGAGCAGAGCCTGAAGACCTTCCGCGCTCTGTTCATCAACTTGCTGCACATGCGCGAAATCACCGCGGCCAAACTCAAACAGTTGTTCCTCGATGCTTTCGAACACAGCCTGCGTTCCGGTAGCGTCGATTACATCGCCGCGTGCGAAGAAGCGTTCCGCGATGTTCGTCGCATGGAGCAGGACTACAACTCGCTGGTCGCTGCCGGCCCGTTGGTCGAAGCCTTGGCCAACGGCGTGAAACAGCGGGACATCCTGCGCGGCAAACTGCATCGCCTGTCGCCACTGCTCGACTCCCTGCTCGGTACTTGGTCGGATTACGCCAGTGCGCGCAAGGAAGAACTGACGATTCAGGCCGAGCACTACCGCAACGAGCAGGACGCCCTGCAAAACGATCAACGCGGCGGCACTCAGGAGCTGATGCGTCTGGAGCGGGAAATCACCGGCATCCAGCGCTGGCTCGGCGAATTGTCAGTGCTCAAGCATCGCTTCGCCCTGGTCGATGACGTCAAAGTCCTCGAGCAGCAACTGCTCGCCGCCAAGGACGCGCATGACGAACTGGCCGGTGCGCTGGCCCAGTCGCGGCAGTTCAGCGCCGAAGACCTGGAAGAGCGTCTGCGGGATCTGGAAAAACGCCTCAAATCGGTGAAACAACAACTCGATCACGCCGACAACAACAGCTATGCCCGTTTGCGCGAAGAATTCTCGCAGCAGGACGTCGAGCGCCTGATGCGCCTGTTCAACAGCGCACTGTTCAGCCTGCCACTGGGGGAACACGGCATTATGCTGGACGAGGACGGTCAGTGGGTCAAATCCATGGAACTGATTCTCGATGGCTTCAAAGGCGAGCGCTTCGAAGTGCCGGGCCTGTCCATCGACATCTCGCACATCGAGCCGCCGGCCCTGCAAGCCCTGGCCGACCGCGCGGCGCTGCGCGATCAGAAAGACCGCCTGGAAAAAGAACTCAAGCAGCTGAAAACTCAAGCTGCCGTGGCGGCAGACCGCGCGGCCAGCAAGACCCAGACCGAAGCGCTGTACCAGCAAGTGCTGGATGCGCAGAAAGCTCTGGAAGACTTCCGCCGCGCGCAAACCCTGAGCGCCGAAGAAGGCGACAAGCTTGAGCAATTGGCGCAGATGGAAGCCGCCCAGGACGAGTTGAAACGCTCCAGCGATGCCTTCACCGAACGCGTCCAGCAACTGTCGGCCAAGCTGCAATTGGTCGGCCGGCAGATCGGTGACATGGAAGCCAAACAACGCACCCTCGACGATGCACTGCGTCGTCGTCAGCTGTTGCCGGCCGACCTGCCGTTCGGCACGCCGTTTATGGACCCGGTCGACGATTCCATGGACAACCTGCTGCCATTGCTCAATGACTATCAGGACAGCTGGCAAGGCCTGCTGCGGGCTGACGGGCAGATCGACGCGCTCTACGCGCAGGTTCGCCTCAAGGGCGTGGCCAAGTTCGACAGCGAAGACGATATGGAGCGTCGCCTGCAACTGCTGATCAACGCGTACGCACACCGCACCGATGAAGCCCTGACCCTCGGCAAGGCGCGCCGCGCGGCGGTTACCGACATCGCCCGGACCCTGCGCAACATCCGCAGTGACTACGACAGCCTCGAACATCAACTGGCGCTGTTCAACCGCGAGATCAACAAACGTCAGGTCTCCAACCTGCAGAGCTTCCGTATCGTGCTCGCGCCGAACAAGGAAGCGCTCAAGCACATTGACCAGATCATCCACAGCGCCGGTCAGTACGAAGAAGGCGAAACCCTCTCCGTCTTCGACCTGAGCCAAAGCGCCGAGCAGGACAACAAGAACGAAGAAGCCAAGGAATACCTGGCACGGCTGGTGGCGGCCAACCACAACCAGCTCGGACTCAAGGATCTGTTCGAACTGGCGTTCGAGATCACCAAGGTCAACGGTCAACCGGTGATCCACACCGACATCGACGGCGCGGCGTCCAACGGCACCACCATGACCATCAAGGCGCTGACCAACATGTACTTGTTATTGCACTTGATGGACCGTGACCAGGCCGGTCGCGTGCGCCTGCCGTACTACCTCGACGAGGCGGCGGATATCGACGAGAAGAACCAGGCAGCACTGCTTGAAACCAGCCTGCAACTGGGCTTCGTGCCGATTCTGGCGAGTGTGAAGCCGCAAGTCTGCGCCAGTGTCGCTATCGACCTGGAAGGCGGCAGCGGCCCGAACGGTATCTACATCGACGAGGCGGACTGGAAGTACATCCGTCGTCACGATGAAGTGAAGGCAACCGTTGTTGTACAAGCTGATGAACCGGAGCTGGATGCGGTCTGA
- the mksE gene encoding Mks condensin complex protein MksE: protein MHLDLSELSQLAPIFRELFKGYHVSRRDPELYAQLSNFQDQYRTLFKALGFELVCDTRGFYYFVPDLAAAAVNKTAQRLALFTFILVEHLADQGRDPIAVLDGGSLGRDELPSLLEKYRDLFIQAEVQTVEELEEKIMRRMTQLGFAGEENGVYRFLPPMHRFLDVCLSVQQDRDLAASLHSVLPLPAPVLIDEDSDEKLLQTDDPLDLSDFAEESEEDALARAIAEEQETDA, encoded by the coding sequence ATGCATCTTGATCTATCCGAACTGTCCCAGCTGGCGCCGATTTTTCGCGAGCTGTTCAAGGGCTACCACGTCAGCCGCCGCGACCCTGAGCTGTACGCCCAACTGTCGAACTTCCAGGACCAGTACCGCACGCTGTTCAAGGCGCTGGGTTTTGAACTGGTGTGTGACACCCGTGGTTTCTACTACTTCGTACCGGACCTGGCCGCGGCGGCGGTAAACAAAACGGCACAACGTCTGGCGCTGTTCACCTTCATCCTCGTCGAACACCTGGCCGACCAGGGCCGTGACCCGATCGCCGTGCTCGACGGCGGCAGCCTCGGTCGCGATGAATTGCCATCGCTGCTGGAGAAGTACCGCGACCTGTTTATTCAGGCCGAAGTGCAGACCGTCGAAGAACTCGAAGAAAAGATCATGCGCCGCATGACCCAGCTCGGTTTCGCCGGCGAAGAAAACGGTGTCTACCGCTTCCTGCCGCCGATGCACCGCTTCCTCGATGTCTGCCTGTCGGTCCAGCAAGACCGCGACCTGGCCGCCAGCCTGCACAGCGTGCTGCCGTTACCAGCGCCGGTGCTGATCGACGAAGACAGCGACGAAAAGCTGCTGCAGACCGATGACCCGCTCGACTTGAGTGACTTTGCAGAAGAAAGCGAAGAAGACGCACTGGCCCGCGCCATTGCCGAAGAACAGGAGACCGACGCATGA
- the mksB gene encoding Mks condensin complex protein MksB, producing MIEPKRVLRALAEHWALLEPLCEHFDQGTLSLNELRSQLAAQQLDSTPQDITSLLDVWIRLDILVPVAKSPNRFELNAQIHDFLAYLRREHRLGLCLEIEAYLRHLERLAGYIQDAFDIRDGNDLARQLRLLDMRVRDVLKKLANDEQALVAVAERAKTSDRQIPLRQRYAEVLATWDEYVEPMIQLVNADGAFEQGVRKVENVLLRMLTEQQRLGHLVDDDMLLRTHARILEMQTSAQLTLRHARELLLPLREEARRHNAVTRGAALALSAIRRKGIDAVPQAAMPLFTRPQSTFLGSASQVEAYVYALARFEPKPARFPKAHKTQKGEAPRAPRTVREMLERCEDALPMPDLMSWLLEQEPDGATDELLYWFSRLSREKRFKRERLERRDYHTHEHQVSLRSFALLSARDTAAEDSASIPNAS from the coding sequence ATGATCGAACCCAAGCGCGTCTTGCGCGCCCTCGCTGAACACTGGGCACTTCTGGAGCCACTGTGCGAGCACTTCGACCAAGGCACACTGAGCCTCAACGAACTGCGTTCACAGTTGGCCGCCCAGCAACTGGACAGCACACCGCAGGACATCACCAGCCTGCTGGACGTGTGGATTCGCCTCGACATTCTGGTTCCCGTGGCGAAAAGCCCGAACCGTTTCGAGCTCAACGCGCAGATCCATGACTTCCTCGCTTACCTGCGCCGTGAGCACCGTCTGGGCCTGTGCCTGGAAATCGAAGCCTATCTGCGCCACCTCGAACGCCTGGCCGGTTACATCCAGGACGCCTTCGACATTCGCGACGGCAACGATCTGGCGCGCCAGTTGCGCCTGCTCGACATGCGCGTGCGGGACGTGCTGAAGAAACTCGCCAACGACGAACAGGCCCTGGTGGCCGTCGCCGAACGGGCCAAGACCAGCGACCGGCAGATTCCGCTGCGCCAGCGTTATGCTGAAGTGCTGGCGACCTGGGACGAATACGTCGAACCGATGATTCAGCTGGTGAATGCCGACGGCGCCTTCGAACAAGGCGTGCGCAAGGTTGAGAACGTGTTGTTGCGCATGCTCACCGAACAGCAGCGCCTCGGCCATCTGGTCGACGACGACATGCTGCTGCGCACCCACGCGCGCATCCTCGAAATGCAGACCAGCGCCCAGTTGACCCTGCGTCACGCCCGCGAGCTGCTGCTGCCGCTGCGCGAAGAAGCACGCCGGCATAACGCCGTGACCCGTGGCGCAGCCCTGGCGTTGTCGGCCATTCGTCGTAAAGGCATCGATGCGGTGCCGCAAGCCGCGATGCCGCTGTTCACCCGCCCGCAAAGCACCTTCCTCGGCAGTGCCAGCCAGGTCGAAGCCTATGTCTACGCCCTGGCCCGTTTCGAGCCGAAACCGGCGCGTTTCCCCAAGGCCCACAAGACCCAGAAAGGCGAAGCCCCGCGCGCGCCACGCACGGTTCGGGAAATGCTCGAACGTTGCGAAGATGCCCTGCCGATGCCGGACCTGATGAGCTGGCTGCTGGAGCAGGAGCCGGACGGCGCCACCGACGAATTGCTCTACTGGTTCTCGCGCCTGTCGCGGGAAAAACGCTTCAAGCGCGAGCGTCTGGAACGCCGCGATTACCACACTCACGAGCACCAGGTCAGCCTGCGCTCCTTCGCCCTGCTCTCGGCCCGCGACACCGCCGCCGAGGATTCTGCGAGCATCCCAAATGCATCTTGA
- a CDS encoding energy transducer TonB yields MQVVNWLPRTELPFAAPSRPELLEMPEPVVVAPVAPAPVAEAPMEPVVKPAERVKIEVPRPSLASTRTNATVEAEEVPVAVKPPVIPPPRFALQLLRAGRCLLLVELPTGESFQTRDPAYLLLKDMLRAAGLPDSPQIVGEPVRWPLLARGTMDQGPEAARDFVQGFLSARLEDAPCVCLWLIGLPAVRFAGEANAESFNRELQVEGLGSVWALPGLELLMEEPQRKADVWQAMRRLMARWKESNE; encoded by the coding sequence ATGCAGGTGGTCAACTGGCTGCCGCGCACCGAATTGCCCTTTGCTGCGCCGTCGCGGCCCGAACTGCTGGAGATGCCCGAGCCAGTGGTCGTCGCCCCGGTTGCGCCGGCTCCCGTGGCCGAGGCACCGATGGAGCCCGTGGTCAAACCGGCCGAGCGGGTAAAAATCGAGGTGCCGCGGCCATCGTTGGCCAGCACCCGCACGAATGCCACGGTCGAAGCAGAGGAGGTCCCGGTCGCGGTCAAGCCGCCGGTCATTCCGCCACCGCGTTTCGCCCTGCAATTGCTGCGCGCGGGTCGTTGCCTGTTGCTGGTGGAGTTACCCACAGGCGAAAGCTTCCAGACCCGCGATCCGGCCTATCTGTTGCTCAAGGACATGCTGCGCGCCGCCGGTCTGCCAGACAGCCCGCAGATCGTCGGCGAGCCGGTGCGCTGGCCACTGCTGGCTCGCGGCACCATGGATCAAGGACCGGAAGCAGCTCGGGACTTCGTACAAGGTTTTCTGTCGGCCCGTCTGGAAGACGCACCCTGCGTCTGCCTGTGGCTGATCGGCTTGCCGGCGGTGCGTTTTGCCGGTGAGGCTAACGCCGAATCCTTCAACCGTGAACTTCAGGTCGAAGGCCTGGGTTCGGTCTGGGCCCTGCCGGGTCTGGAATTACTAATGGAAGAGCCACAGCGTAAGGCTGATGTCTGGCAAGCCATGCGTCGGCTGATGGCGCGCTGGAAAGAATCGAATGAGTGA
- the rimI gene encoding ribosomal protein S18-alanine N-acetyltransferase — MSDAVSFRPMTEADLDTVLKIEYAAYSHPWTRGIFLDGLGKYQIWLMFEGQQQVGHGVVQIILDEAHLLNITVKPENQGRGLGLTLLEHLMSIAYKAEARECFLEVRDSNRAAFRLYERYGFNEIGRRRDYYPAVGGREDAVVMACTLVD; from the coding sequence ATGAGTGACGCTGTATCGTTCCGCCCGATGACCGAGGCGGACCTGGACACTGTACTGAAAATTGAATACGCGGCTTACAGCCACCCCTGGACCCGCGGGATTTTTCTCGATGGCCTGGGCAAATATCAGATCTGGCTGATGTTCGAGGGGCAGCAGCAGGTCGGTCATGGCGTGGTGCAGATCATTCTCGACGAGGCGCATTTGCTGAACATCACTGTCAAGCCGGAAAATCAGGGCCGAGGCCTGGGTTTGACGTTGCTGGAGCATTTGATGTCGATTGCCTACAAGGCAGAGGCGCGGGAATGTTTTCTGGAAGTGCGCGACAGCAACCGGGCAGCGTTTCGGTTGTATGAGCGGTATGGGTTCAATGAAATCGGACGTCGACGGGATTACTACCCGGCGGTGGGTGGGCGCGAAGATGCCGTGGTCATGGCTTGTACATTAGTGGATTGA
- a CDS encoding serine kinase/phosphatase, with translation MTDSRRPFDEAQPEPIDDNEDRMGSVHELNFDEEEPSARIGDLIPERERTQKIPDQRVREAGMTGGSTDDHESTDDDMSPETLIREDGARDAHEEGDGDQADWDLSIVDEDDIGGGNGLDEEEMARRDPMDGKR, from the coding sequence ATGACTGATTCACGACGTCCGTTCGATGAGGCGCAACCCGAGCCCATTGACGACAACGAAGACCGCATGGGCTCAGTGCATGAGCTGAATTTCGACGAGGAAGAGCCGAGCGCCAGAATCGGCGACTTGATCCCCGAACGCGAACGTACGCAGAAGATCCCCGACCAACGCGTCCGTGAAGCCGGCATGACCGGGGGCTCGACCGATGACCATGAATCCACCGACGATGACATGAGCCCGGAAACCTTGATCCGTGAAGACGGCGCACGGGACGCCCATGAAGAGGGTGACGGCGACCAGGCGGATTGGGATTTGAGCATTGTCGATGAAGACGACATCGGCGGGGGCAATGGGCTGGATGAAGAAGAGATGGCGCGGCGCGATCCAATGGATGGCAAACGTTGA
- the can gene encoding carbonate dehydratase, with translation MNELQDLIDNNERWADAITKEDPDFFAKLARQQTPEFLWIGCSDARVPANEIVGMLPGDLFVHRNVANVVLHTDLNCLSVIQYAVDVLKVKHILVTGHYGCGGVRASMQDRQLGLIDGWLRSIRDLYYEKRDELAKLSTEEERVDRLCELNVIQQVANVGHTSIVQNAWHRGQSLSIHGCIYGIKDGRWKSLNATISGFEQLPPQYRLRPVETL, from the coding sequence ATGAACGAATTACAAGATCTGATTGATAACAATGAGCGCTGGGCCGACGCGATCACCAAAGAAGATCCTGACTTCTTCGCCAAACTGGCCCGTCAGCAAACGCCGGAATTCCTGTGGATCGGTTGCTCCGATGCCCGCGTGCCGGCCAATGAAATCGTCGGCATGCTGCCGGGCGATCTGTTCGTGCACCGCAACGTGGCCAACGTTGTATTGCACACCGACCTCAACTGTTTGTCGGTGATCCAGTACGCGGTCGACGTACTCAAAGTCAAACACATCCTGGTCACCGGCCACTACGGTTGCGGGGGGGTACGCGCCTCGATGCAGGACCGTCAGTTGGGCCTGATTGACGGTTGGCTGCGCTCGATTCGCGATCTCTATTATGAAAAGCGCGACGAACTGGCCAAGTTGTCCACAGAAGAAGAGCGGGTCGACCGCCTCTGTGAACTCAACGTAATCCAGCAAGTGGCCAACGTCGGTCATACCAGCATTGTGCAAAACGCCTGGCACCGTGGGCAGAGCCTGTCGATCCATGGTTGCATCTATGGCATCAAGGATGGACGCTGGAAAAGCTTGAACGCCACCATCAGCGGTTTCGAACAGTTGCCGCCGCAGTACCGTTTGCGTCCGGTCGAGACGTTGTAA